A single Pseudomonas sp. MM223 DNA region contains:
- the dmlR_12 gene encoding HTH-type transcriptional regulator DmlR (*Name dmlR_12), which produces MDMLHAMRTFARVVECGSFAAAANALDISAAQVSRIVAELENQLQTRLLHRTTRRLRMSEAGERFLERARQIMLLTEEAVGEARGAHLTPRGHLRLHCPHGLGLLLMPLVAGYNALCPEVVIELTLSQRNPDPLAEGHDVVITVDGALPDSQLIAVPLGNIFSIPCAAPSYLDRHGVPERPEDLHAHRCLRMAYPMYEGDWVFPQGVDQCVIAPSDNFSTNVADAMLVASELGMGIGLLPFYTASQSIEQGRLCRLLAPYRLRESALYAMYPSRHYLDAKVRTWIDYLKEQLPALFEGHAKVVDDARYWR; this is translated from the coding sequence ATGGACATGCTGCACGCCATGCGTACCTTCGCCCGGGTGGTGGAATGTGGCAGCTTCGCTGCGGCCGCCAACGCGCTGGATATCTCTGCCGCGCAGGTTTCGCGCATCGTCGCCGAGCTGGAAAACCAGCTGCAGACCCGCCTGCTGCACCGCACCACCCGGCGTTTGCGCATGAGCGAGGCGGGTGAGCGGTTTCTGGAACGTGCCCGGCAGATCATGCTGCTGACCGAAGAAGCGGTGGGTGAGGCCCGCGGTGCGCACCTCACGCCTCGTGGCCACCTGCGTTTGCATTGCCCGCACGGCCTGGGCCTGTTGCTGATGCCGCTGGTGGCCGGCTACAACGCGCTGTGCCCGGAAGTGGTAATCGAGCTGACGCTGTCCCAGCGCAACCCTGACCCGCTGGCCGAAGGGCATGATGTGGTGATCACCGTGGACGGTGCGTTGCCAGACTCACAGCTGATTGCCGTGCCGCTGGGCAATATTTTCAGTATCCCCTGCGCAGCACCCAGCTACCTGGACCGGCATGGCGTGCCTGAGCGCCCCGAGGACCTGCATGCGCACCGCTGCCTGCGCATGGCGTATCCCATGTATGAAGGCGACTGGGTATTCCCCCAGGGTGTGGATCAGTGCGTGATCGCCCCGAGCGACAACTTCTCCACCAACGTTGCCGACGCCATGCTGGTGGCCAGTGAGTTGGGCATGGGGATCGGCTTGTTACCGTTCTATACGGCCAGCCAGTCGATCGAGCAGGGGCGTTTGTGCAGGCTGCTTGCACCGTACCGGCTGCGCGAAAGTGCGCTGTATGCAATGTACCCGTCCCGGCATTATCTGGATGCCAAGGTGCGCACCTGGATCGACTACCTCAAGGAGCAGTTGCCGGCGTTGTTCGAGGGGCATGCGAAGGTGGTGGATGATGCGCGGTACTGGCGATAG
- the mmgC_3 gene encoding Acyl-CoA dehydrogenase (*Name mmgC_3) translates to MQDLELSEEQIMIRDMARDFARGEIAPHAQAWEKAGWIDDGVVRKMGELGLLGMVVPEDFGGSYTDYVAYALAVEEIAAGCGATGAMMSIHNSVGCGPLLAYGTAEQQQQWLPRLASGEVIGCFCLTEPQAGSEAHNLRTRAELVNGEWVINGAKQFVSNARRAGLAIVFAVTDPELGKKGLSAFLVPTDNPGFKVDRSEHKMGIRASDTCAVTFDNCRIPAANLLGERGKGLAIALSNLEGGRIGIAAQALGIARAAFEAALVYSRDRVQFGKPINEHQSIANLLADMQVQVNAARLLILHAARLRSAGKPCLSEASQAKLFASEMAERVCSMAIQVHGGYGYLEDYPVERYYRDARITQIYEGSSEIQRMLIARELKHYPL, encoded by the coding sequence ATGCAAGACCTGGAACTGAGCGAAGAACAGATCATGATCCGCGACATGGCCCGGGACTTTGCCCGTGGCGAGATCGCCCCGCATGCCCAGGCCTGGGAAAAGGCCGGCTGGATCGATGACGGCGTGGTGCGCAAGATGGGCGAACTGGGCCTGCTGGGCATGGTGGTACCGGAGGACTTCGGCGGCAGCTACACCGACTACGTTGCCTACGCCCTGGCCGTGGAAGAAATCGCCGCCGGCTGCGGCGCCACCGGGGCGATGATGAGCATTCACAACTCGGTAGGCTGCGGCCCGCTGCTGGCCTACGGCACTGCCGAACAGCAACAGCAATGGCTACCGCGCCTGGCCAGTGGCGAAGTGATCGGCTGCTTCTGCCTGACCGAGCCGCAGGCCGGCTCCGAGGCACACAACCTGCGTACCCGTGCCGAGCTGGTCAACGGCGAGTGGGTGATCAACGGTGCCAAACAGTTCGTCAGCAATGCCCGCCGCGCCGGCCTGGCCATCGTCTTCGCAGTCACCGACCCGGAACTGGGCAAGAAAGGTTTGTCGGCGTTTCTGGTGCCCACCGACAACCCGGGGTTCAAGGTAGACCGCAGCGAGCACAAGATGGGCATCCGCGCCTCCGACACCTGCGCGGTTACCTTCGACAACTGCCGCATCCCCGCTGCCAACCTCCTAGGCGAGCGTGGCAAGGGCCTGGCCATCGCCCTGTCCAACCTTGAAGGCGGCCGTATCGGCATCGCTGCCCAGGCGTTGGGCATTGCCCGCGCCGCGTTCGAGGCGGCGCTGGTCTACTCGCGCGACAGGGTGCAATTCGGCAAGCCGATCAACGAGCACCAAAGCATCGCCAACCTGCTGGCAGACATGCAGGTACAGGTGAACGCCGCACGTTTGCTGATCCTGCATGCCGCCCGCCTGCGCAGCGCCGGCAAGCCGTGCTTGTCCGAGGCTTCGCAGGCCAAGCTGTTCGCTTCGGAAATGGCCGAGCGGGTGTGCTCGATGGCGATCCAGGTGCATGGCGGGTATGGGTACCTGGAGGATTACCCGGTGGAACGTTACTACCGCGATGCGCGGATTACCCAGATTTACGAAGGGTCGAGCGAGATCCAGCGGATGCTGATTGCACGGGAGCTAAAGCATTACCCGCTGTAA
- the menB gene encoding 1,4-dihydroxy-2-naphthoyl-CoA synthase (*Name menB), whose protein sequence is MTAHAQASAADHVLAEVRNQVGHLTLNRPAGLNALTLDMVRSLRQHLDQWAEDPQVRAVVLRGEGPKGFCAGGDIRSLHDSFKAGDTLHENFFVEEYALDLLIHRYRKPVLVLMDGFTLGGGMGLAQGCDLRVVTERSRLGMPEVGIGYFPDVGGSYFLSRIPGELGTYLGVSGTQIQAADALYCGLADWYLASDQLAALDQGLDQLSFGDNPLKDLQNLLARLGTQVLDDAPLEKLRPVIDHFFALPNVQAIVEQLRAVSIGDSHAWAVAAADQLESRSPLAMAVTLEMLRRGRHLGLEDCFAMELHLDRQWFQHGDIIEGVRALIIDKDKQPRWNPPNLAALQQRQVDQFFEGL, encoded by the coding sequence ATGACTGCGCACGCTCAAGCCTCGGCAGCCGATCATGTGCTGGCCGAAGTCCGCAACCAGGTCGGCCACCTGACCCTGAACCGCCCCGCCGGCCTCAATGCCCTGACCCTGGACATGGTCCGTAGCCTGCGCCAGCACCTGGACCAGTGGGCCGAAGACCCGCAGGTGCGCGCCGTGGTGCTGCGCGGCGAAGGCCCCAAGGGCTTCTGTGCCGGGGGCGATATCCGCTCGCTGCACGACAGCTTCAAAGCCGGCGATACGCTGCATGAAAACTTCTTTGTCGAGGAATACGCCCTCGACCTGCTCATCCACCGCTACCGCAAACCCGTGCTGGTGCTGATGGACGGTTTCACCCTCGGCGGCGGCATGGGCCTGGCCCAGGGCTGCGACTTGCGCGTGGTTACCGAGCGCAGCCGCCTGGGCATGCCCGAAGTGGGTATCGGCTACTTCCCCGATGTTGGCGGCAGCTACTTCCTGTCACGCATCCCCGGCGAGCTGGGCACTTACCTGGGCGTCAGCGGCACCCAGATCCAGGCGGCCGATGCCCTGTACTGCGGCCTGGCCGATTGGTACCTGGCCAGTGACCAACTCGCCGCCCTTGACCAGGGCCTGGACCAACTGAGCTTCGGCGACAACCCGCTGAAGGACCTGCAAAACCTGCTGGCCAGGCTCGGCACCCAGGTGCTGGATGATGCGCCACTGGAAAAACTGCGCCCGGTCATCGACCACTTCTTCGCCCTGCCCAACGTGCAAGCCATCGTCGAGCAACTGCGTGCGGTCAGTATCGGCGACAGCCATGCCTGGGCCGTGGCCGCCGCCGACCAGCTGGAAAGCCGCTCACCCTTGGCCATGGCGGTTACCCTGGAGATGTTGCGCCGCGGTCGCCACCTGGGGCTGGAAGACTGCTTCGCCATGGAGCTGCACCTGGACCGCCAATGGTTCCAGCATGGCGATATCATCGAAGGCGTGCGCGCCCTGATCATCGACAAGGACAAACAGCCGCGCTGGAACCCGCCAAACCTGGCGGCGCTGCAGCAGCGGCAGGTTGACCAATTCTTCGAAGGCCTGTGA
- the madA gene encoding Acetyl-S-ACP:malonate ACP transferase (*Name madA) — protein sequence MTITQNPPPQWSRRRAEKQRRLDRVRHLADGVVLPTERIVEALELLLAPGDRVVLEGNNQKQADFLSRSLAKADPGRLHDLHMIMPSVSRAEHLDLFERGIARKLDFSFAGPQSLRIGQLLEDGLLEVGAIHTYIELYSRLLVDLIPNVTLVAGFMADRDGNLYTGPSTEDTPALVEPAAFSDGIVIAQVNQLVDRVDDLPRVDIPASWVDFVVVADQPFYIEPLFTRDPRHIKPVHVLMAMMAIRGIYEKHQVQSLNHGIGFNTAAIELILPTYGESLGLKGKICRNWTLNPHPTLIPAIETGWVQSVHCFGTELGMEDYIAQRPDVFFTGRDGSLRSNRMMCQLAGQYAVDLFIGATLQVDGDGHSSTVTRGRLAGFGGAPNMGHDPRGRRHATPAWLDMTVPETLLERGRKLVVQMVETYQEGGKPTFVETLDAVEVAKKAGMPLAPVMIYGDDVTHLLTEEGIAYLYKARSLEERQQMIAAVAGVTAIGLRHDPKDTLRMRQQGLIALPEDLGIRRTDASRELLAARSIADLVEWSGGLYNPPARFRSW from the coding sequence ATGACAATAACTCAGAATCCACCGCCGCAATGGTCGCGGCGGCGCGCCGAAAAGCAGCGCCGCCTCGACCGGGTCCGGCACCTCGCCGACGGCGTGGTGCTGCCCACCGAACGTATCGTCGAAGCCCTCGAACTGTTGTTGGCCCCGGGCGACCGGGTGGTGCTGGAAGGCAACAACCAGAAGCAGGCCGACTTCCTTTCGCGCTCGCTGGCAAAGGCCGACCCTGGGCGCCTGCATGACCTGCACATGATCATGCCCAGCGTCAGCCGCGCCGAGCACCTGGACCTGTTCGAGCGTGGCATTGCCCGCAAGCTCGACTTCTCGTTCGCTGGCCCGCAGAGCCTGCGCATTGGCCAGTTGCTGGAGGATGGCCTGCTGGAAGTGGGTGCCATCCACACCTATATCGAGTTGTACTCGCGCCTGTTGGTCGATCTGATCCCCAACGTCACCTTGGTGGCCGGCTTCATGGCCGACCGCGACGGCAACCTGTACACCGGCCCCAGTACTGAAGACACCCCGGCACTGGTTGAGCCGGCCGCTTTCAGTGATGGCATTGTCATTGCCCAGGTCAACCAGTTGGTGGACCGTGTGGATGACCTGCCACGGGTCGATATCCCGGCGTCCTGGGTCGATTTCGTGGTGGTCGCCGACCAGCCCTTCTATATAGAGCCGCTGTTCACCCGCGACCCGCGCCATATCAAGCCGGTGCATGTGCTGATGGCGATGATGGCCATTCGTGGCATCTACGAAAAACACCAGGTGCAGTCGCTGAACCACGGCATTGGCTTCAACACCGCCGCCATCGAGCTGATCTTGCCCACCTACGGCGAGTCTCTGGGCCTTAAGGGCAAGATCTGCCGCAACTGGACGCTTAACCCGCACCCCACCCTGATCCCGGCCATCGAGACCGGCTGGGTGCAAAGCGTGCACTGCTTCGGCACCGAACTGGGCATGGAGGACTACATTGCCCAGCGCCCGGACGTATTCTTCACCGGCCGCGATGGCTCGCTGCGCTCCAACCGCATGATGTGCCAATTGGCGGGGCAATACGCCGTCGACCTGTTCATCGGCGCCACCTTGCAAGTGGATGGCGATGGCCATTCTTCGACCGTGACCCGTGGCCGCCTGGCTGGTTTTGGCGGTGCGCCGAACATGGGCCACGACCCGCGTGGCCGGCGGCACGCGACCCCGGCCTGGCTCGACATGACCGTGCCGGAAACCCTGCTGGAGCGCGGCCGCAAGCTGGTGGTGCAAATGGTCGAGACCTACCAGGAAGGCGGCAAGCCCACCTTCGTGGAAACCCTTGATGCCGTGGAAGTGGCCAAGAAGGCCGGCATGCCGCTGGCGCCGGTGATGATCTACGGCGACGACGTCACCCACCTGCTGACCGAGGAGGGCATTGCCTACCTGTACAAGGCCCGCAGCCTGGAAGAGCGCCAGCAGATGATTGCTGCCGTGGCCGGGGTTACTGCCATTGGCCTGCGCCACGACCCGAAAGACACCCTGCGCATGCGCCAGCAAGGCCTGATCGCCTTGCCCGAAGACCTCGGCATCCGCCGCACCGACGCCAGCCGCGAGCTGCTGGCCGCACGCAGCATCGCCGACCTGGTCGAGTGGTCCGGCGGCCTCTACAACCCGCCTGCACGGTTCAGGAGCTGGTGA
- the citG gene encoding 2-(5''-triphosphoribosyl)-3'-dephosphocoenzyme-A synthase (*Name citG) produces MKALSLERIQISVGAGSPANRPTQATEIPLADHLADLAVEALIDEADLSPKPGLVDRRSSGAHHDMSLALMHASALALWPCLRNMAEAAQSIGTIGQPLRAALGQLGREGEVAMLATTGGVNTHRGAIWALGLLVASTALDTQADASTLAARAGRIALLDDPAMAAQDSHGLHVRRRYGISGAREQAQQGFPAVVGHGLPQLQRSRAAGASEQHARLDALLAIMAVLSDTCVLWRSGPAGLATVQQGASAVLAEGGSATLAGRRHLRQLDQQLLHLNASPGGAADLLAACLFLDKAGSQ; encoded by the coding sequence ATGAAAGCACTCAGTCTCGAACGCATCCAGATTTCTGTGGGAGCGGGTTCACCCGCGAATAGGCCCACCCAGGCAACCGAAATCCCCCTGGCCGACCACCTGGCCGACCTGGCAGTGGAAGCCCTGATCGACGAAGCCGACCTGTCCCCCAAACCCGGCCTGGTCGACCGCCGCAGCAGCGGCGCCCACCACGACATGAGCCTGGCCCTGATGCACGCTTCGGCCCTGGCCCTGTGGCCCTGCCTGCGCAACATGGCCGAAGCCGCCCAGTCCATCGGCACCATCGGCCAACCCCTGCGCGCCGCACTGGGCCAGCTCGGCCGCGAAGGCGAGGTCGCCATGCTGGCCACCACTGGCGGGGTCAACACCCACCGCGGCGCCATCTGGGCCCTTGGCCTGCTGGTAGCCTCCACGGCCCTCGATACTCAAGCCGACGCCAGTACCCTGGCTGCCCGCGCCGGGCGTATCGCACTGCTGGACGACCCGGCCATGGCTGCGCAAGACAGCCACGGCCTTCATGTGCGCCGCCGCTACGGCATAAGCGGTGCCCGCGAACAAGCGCAACAAGGCTTCCCTGCCGTAGTCGGCCACGGCCTGCCACAACTGCAACGCAGCCGCGCAGCCGGTGCCAGCGAGCAGCACGCCCGGCTCGACGCGCTACTGGCGATCATGGCCGTACTCAGCGACACCTGCGTGCTCTGGCGCAGCGGCCCAGCCGGCCTGGCCACCGTGCAGCAAGGTGCGTCGGCGGTTTTGGCCGAAGGCGGCAGCGCCACCTTGGCCGGGCGGCGACACCTGCGCCAACTGGACCAGCAACTGTTGCACCTGAATGCCTCACCGGGCGGCGCCGCCGACTTGCTGGCTGCCTGCCTGTTCCTCGACAAAGCCGGGAGCCAGTGA
- the mdcC gene encoding Malonate decarboxylase acyl carrier protein (*Name mdcC) has product METLNFQFPAAEPGRGRTLVGCVSSGDLEVLIEPGTAGSLQIQVVTSVNGSGARWAQLFQRLFEGRAWPAVNIDIHDFGATPGVVRLRLEQGFEEIAHD; this is encoded by the coding sequence ATGGAAACCCTGAATTTTCAATTCCCCGCCGCCGAACCGGGCCGTGGCCGCACGCTGGTGGGCTGCGTCAGTTCCGGCGACCTCGAAGTGCTGATCGAGCCCGGCACTGCCGGCAGCCTGCAGATCCAGGTCGTGACGTCGGTCAACGGCAGCGGCGCTCGTTGGGCGCAGCTGTTCCAGCGCCTGTTCGAGGGCCGTGCCTGGCCGGCCGTGAACATCGACATCCATGACTTCGGCGCCACCCCGGGTGTGGTGCGCCTGCGCCTGGAGCAAGGCTTTGAGGAGATTGCCCATGACTGA
- the madC gene encoding Malonyl-S-ACP:biotin-protein carboxyltransferase MADC (*Name madC): MTDTERLLRSRSFVELGARQRARAVLDPGSFRELLGPFDRLMSPWLPRQGIVPQADDGVVIAKGLLNGRHAVVAAIEGGFQGGSMGEVGGAKIAGALELAIEDNRNGIPTCAVLLLETGGVRLQEANLGLAAIAEIQAAIVELRALQPVIGLIAGSVGCFGGMSIAAGLCSHLLVTREARLGLNGPQVIEQEAGIGEYDAKDRPFIWSLSGGEQRHASGLVDGYVADDIDALREHLLQLLDAPSKDRASQHAWFLDRLARLGEGCPQLDAAAVRALYQGDAQ, translated from the coding sequence ATGACTGATACCGAACGCTTGCTGCGCAGCCGCAGCTTTGTCGAACTGGGCGCCCGCCAGCGCGCCCGCGCCGTGCTCGACCCGGGCAGCTTCCGTGAACTGCTGGGCCCGTTCGATCGGCTGATGTCGCCTTGGCTGCCGCGCCAGGGCATCGTGCCGCAGGCCGATGATGGCGTGGTTATCGCCAAGGGCCTGCTGAACGGGCGCCATGCCGTGGTCGCCGCCATCGAAGGCGGCTTCCAGGGTGGCAGCATGGGTGAGGTGGGCGGTGCCAAGATTGCTGGTGCGCTGGAGCTGGCCATCGAAGACAACCGCAATGGCATCCCCACGTGCGCCGTGTTGCTGCTGGAAACCGGCGGCGTGCGCCTGCAGGAGGCCAACCTGGGCCTGGCGGCGATTGCCGAAATCCAGGCGGCGATTGTCGAGTTGCGGGCCTTGCAGCCGGTGATCGGCCTGATCGCAGGGTCGGTGGGCTGCTTTGGCGGCATGTCGATTGCCGCGGGCCTGTGCAGCCACCTGCTGGTTACCCGCGAAGCGCGCCTGGGCCTGAACGGCCCGCAGGTAATCGAGCAGGAGGCCGGCATCGGCGAATACGACGCCAAGGACCGCCCGTTCATCTGGAGCCTGAGCGGTGGCGAACAGCGCCACGCCAGCGGGTTGGTGGACGGCTATGTGGCCGATGACATCGACGCACTACGTGAACACTTGCTGCAACTGCTCGACGCACCCTCCAAAGACCGCGCCAGCCAGCACGCCTGGTTCCTTGACCGGTTGGCCCGGCTGGGCGAGGGCTGCCCGCAACTGGATGCCGCCGCCGTGCGCGCCCTTTACCAAGGAGATGCCCAATGA
- the mdcG gene encoding Phosphoribosyl-dephospho-CoA transferase (*Name mdcG), with product MNAPRPHDLLWGMPVSGLPADAPQWAQDVLASGRPVVVRRATCEDGWVAVGLRGQGRAQRLGALMCLADVQHQQGPEALRVNVQSPWPALQALASVTPVLQASGLAWGPTGGVGYQLASGIEVVHADSDLDLLLRTPLPMARAHARELLDILDCAPCRIDVQLETPAGAVALREWAGFARRVLLKSPHGPRLVNDPWAVMERAA from the coding sequence ATGAATGCGCCAAGGCCGCACGACCTGCTGTGGGGGATGCCCGTGTCGGGCTTGCCCGCCGATGCACCCCAGTGGGCGCAGGATGTGTTGGCAAGCGGCCGGCCGGTGGTGGTGCGGCGTGCCACCTGCGAGGATGGCTGGGTGGCGGTAGGGCTGCGTGGTCAGGGCCGGGCGCAGCGGTTGGGGGCGTTGATGTGCCTGGCCGATGTCCAGCATCAGCAAGGCCCCGAAGCGCTGCGCGTGAACGTGCAAAGCCCATGGCCCGCGTTGCAGGCACTGGCCTCGGTCACCCCGGTGTTGCAGGCCAGCGGCCTGGCCTGGGGGCCGACAGGCGGGGTGGGGTACCAGCTTGCGAGCGGCATTGAAGTGGTCCATGCCGACAGTGACCTGGACCTGCTGCTGCGCACACCACTACCAATGGCCCGCGCCCATGCGCGGGAGCTGCTGGATATCCTCGACTGCGCGCCGTGCCGTATCGATGTGCAACTGGAAACTCCGGCGGGTGCCGTTGCCTTGCGTGAATGGGCCGGTTTTGCCCGTCGGGTGCTGCTCAAGTCGCCTCATGGCCCGCGCCTGGTCAACGACCCTTGGGCGGTGATGGAGCGCGCCGCATGA
- the fabD_2 gene encoding Malonyl CoA-acyl carrier protein transacylase (*Name fabD_2), which produces MSSLFAFPGQGAQQVGMLQRLPEGAGQLLEEASDTLGQAALALDSQHALQSTRAVQLCLLLSGVAWARWLMQRSPAPDYVAGLSIGAYPAAVTAGALGFADAVRLVALRGELMQGAYPQGYGMTALSGLDLASVERLLSEVGGEVYIANLNSENQIVIAGSDTAMATVAARARRQGQGVARRLAVSVPSHCPLLDGPAAELASAFATVELQRPRITYLSGSSARPVFDPQRLRDDLAGNMARVVDWRATLRNAFERGVRLHLEIPPGSVLSGLARPVFEQGRVVAVEGTRRDTLDALLRQEVADRR; this is translated from the coding sequence ATGAGCAGCCTGTTCGCCTTCCCTGGCCAGGGCGCCCAGCAGGTGGGCATGCTGCAACGTCTACCCGAGGGGGCTGGGCAGCTGCTGGAGGAGGCCAGCGATACCCTCGGCCAGGCTGCGTTGGCGCTGGACAGCCAGCACGCGTTGCAGTCCACCCGCGCTGTTCAGCTGTGCCTGCTGCTGAGCGGTGTTGCCTGGGCACGCTGGCTGATGCAGCGTAGCCCTGCGCCGGATTATGTAGCGGGCTTGTCGATTGGCGCTTATCCAGCGGCAGTCACGGCGGGTGCCCTGGGTTTTGCCGATGCCGTGCGCCTGGTCGCCCTGCGTGGCGAACTGATGCAGGGCGCCTACCCGCAAGGCTACGGCATGACTGCACTCAGCGGCCTGGACCTGGCCAGTGTCGAGCGCTTGCTGAGTGAGGTGGGGGGCGAGGTGTACATCGCCAACCTCAACAGCGAAAACCAGATTGTCATCGCCGGTAGTGATACCGCGATGGCTACGGTCGCCGCCAGGGCTCGCCGCCAAGGCCAGGGTGTGGCCAGGCGCCTGGCGGTCAGCGTGCCGTCGCATTGCCCGTTGCTTGATGGCCCGGCAGCGGAACTGGCCAGTGCCTTTGCCACGGTCGAGTTGCAGCGCCCCCGCATTACCTACCTCAGTGGCAGCAGCGCCCGCCCGGTGTTCGACCCACAGCGCCTGCGCGACGACCTGGCTGGCAACATGGCAAGGGTGGTCGACTGGCGTGCTACGTTGCGCAACGCCTTTGAGCGCGGCGTGCGCCTGCACCTGGAAATACCACCCGGCAGCGTGCTCAGCGGGCTGGCCCGGCCCGTGTTCGAACAGGGCAGGGTGGTGGCCGTGGAAGGCACCCGTCGGGACACCCTGGATGCGCTGCTGCGCCAGGAGGTGGCTGACCGGCGATGA
- the surA_2 gene encoding Chaperone SurA (*Name surA_2): protein MRIVLLCLLLVMAKVSWADVPAARVNGVEIGVTRLERYFSEYLSAQGRAVTSIRNPGLYKRLRDQALDELIDKELLWQEARRQGIVISDEQVSAHVGEVEAAFGSPAIFERRLAEAGFDRAQYTEYTRQDMAAQQVYARLSAVDAPSQADVQAFYDANRERLQGAQNQSDNPSVIHEQGLVLARASLIGQREAQARQSVRQRLRDSAKVEIAD, encoded by the coding sequence ATGCGTATCGTATTGCTGTGCCTGCTGCTGGTAATGGCCAAGGTGAGCTGGGCCGATGTGCCGGCAGCGCGGGTGAATGGTGTGGAAATCGGCGTGACGCGCCTGGAGCGTTACTTCAGTGAATACCTGAGCGCCCAGGGGCGTGCGGTAACCAGCATCCGCAACCCTGGCTTGTACAAGCGTCTGCGCGACCAGGCCCTGGATGAGCTGATCGACAAGGAGCTGCTGTGGCAGGAAGCGCGGCGCCAGGGCATCGTCATCAGCGACGAGCAGGTATCGGCGCATGTTGGTGAGGTAGAGGCCGCGTTCGGCAGCCCGGCAATTTTCGAGCGGCGTCTGGCGGAGGCGGGTTTCGATAGGGCACAGTACACTGAATATACCCGGCAAGACATGGCAGCGCAGCAGGTGTATGCCCGGCTCAGCGCAGTCGACGCGCCGAGCCAGGCCGACGTGCAGGCATTTTATGATGCCAACCGAGAAAGGCTGCAAGGAGCGCAGAACCAAAGTGATAACCCTTCGGTCATACACGAACAGGGCCTGGTTTTGGCCAGGGCCTCGCTCATCGGTCAGCGTGAGGCGCAAGCGCGCCAATCCGTGCGCCAACGTTTGCGTGATTCCGCTAAAGTGGAGATCGCTGACTGA
- the walR gene encoding Transcriptional regulatory protein WalR (*Name walR): MNRVLVVDDEQTLAQNLQAYLQAQGLDVHVAHDGASGIEQAERLAPQVIVLDYRLPDMEGFQVLEAVRKNRQCHFMLITAHPTVEVRERAAELGVSHVLFKPFPLVELARAIFDLMGIERRRRATDNPAEGFVERRQNRNESFPLQLYDGSWVLADRRRNGAKPPGPDDDQLLTGE; the protein is encoded by the coding sequence GTGAACAGAGTATTGGTAGTCGATGACGAACAGACCCTTGCGCAGAACCTGCAAGCTTACCTGCAGGCGCAAGGCCTGGATGTTCATGTTGCCCACGACGGTGCTAGTGGTATCGAGCAGGCTGAACGCCTGGCACCACAAGTGATCGTGCTGGATTACCGCTTGCCCGACATGGAAGGTTTTCAGGTTCTGGAGGCTGTACGCAAGAACAGGCAGTGCCACTTCATGCTGATTACCGCCCACCCCACCGTCGAGGTGCGTGAGCGGGCCGCAGAGTTGGGTGTGAGCCATGTCCTGTTCAAGCCGTTCCCACTGGTGGAACTGGCCCGTGCAATCTTCGACCTGATGGGCATCGAGCGCCGGCGCAGGGCCACGGACAACCCGGCTGAAGGGTTCGTCGAACGACGCCAGAACAGGAACGAATCGTTCCCCCTGCAGTTGTACGATGGAAGCTGGGTGTTGGCTGACCGCCGCCGTAACGGCGCCAAGCCTCCAGGGCCCGACGACGATCAACTGCTCACAGGGGAATAG